A stretch of the Thalassotalea euphylliae genome encodes the following:
- a CDS encoding DUF2252 family protein, producing the protein MDRSTFISQCLQQTDNALPHEGIEKHQKMATSPFVFFRGSAPLFYADIQAGNLTLPKELSLLPLTNIMGDCHASNFGFLTEEGAHGDTVIFSPNDFDDACIGHASWDLARFITSLFLTQSHCQGIKAGEISAEKDYSTKPVIAIEDCHRAANSFLTSYLDTCQQCIDSPQQRNQALAEFTEQHLLHKHWLKAQSRAANGDTFYSKSALAKAVDLTDDGICFANLPEKFAKLDEGDYQALHQQFRPYVDDHIHDIVARLNAGTGSVNMGRYYLLVGPKTSPQSQLSLCHIVEVKQQRKAAPLAYSDDLSPVNQLNAAHLTVNCQRRMQRNPDLVLDEVEWQGHHWLVRSRHHAKVGIKPEHIGLGKKATSKQGFVQYAQACGQALALAHCRGDRRSTLFEQAVVNTLPDVISSLISACQHYAEQVQADTKALKVMLAQ; encoded by the coding sequence ATGGATCGCAGCACCTTTATCAGCCAATGTTTACAGCAAACCGATAACGCCCTGCCGCATGAGGGCATTGAAAAGCATCAAAAAATGGCAACCAGCCCGTTTGTTTTTTTTCGCGGCTCAGCACCTCTATTTTATGCAGATATTCAAGCGGGCAATTTAACGCTTCCGAAGGAGCTATCCTTACTACCGTTAACGAATATTATGGGCGATTGCCATGCCTCTAATTTTGGTTTTTTAACCGAAGAGGGGGCACACGGCGATACGGTAATTTTCAGCCCAAACGATTTTGATGATGCCTGTATTGGCCATGCTAGCTGGGATCTTGCGCGCTTTATTACCAGTTTGTTTTTAACGCAAAGTCATTGCCAAGGGATAAAAGCAGGAGAAATTTCCGCAGAAAAAGACTATTCAACCAAACCTGTTATTGCTATTGAAGATTGTCACAGAGCCGCCAATAGTTTTTTAACCAGCTATCTTGATACTTGTCAGCAGTGTATTGATTCTCCACAGCAGCGCAACCAAGCTCTTGCCGAATTTACCGAGCAACACTTATTACACAAACATTGGCTTAAAGCACAATCGCGTGCCGCCAATGGCGACACCTTTTACAGCAAAAGTGCATTAGCTAAGGCTGTTGACTTAACCGATGACGGCATTTGCTTTGCTAACTTGCCAGAAAAATTTGCCAAGCTTGACGAGGGCGATTATCAAGCGCTTCATCAACAATTTAGGCCATATGTTGACGATCATATTCACGATATTGTCGCTCGTTTAAACGCAGGTACTGGCTCAGTGAATATGGGCCGCTACTACTTATTAGTTGGCCCTAAAACATCACCACAAAGCCAATTGTCACTGTGTCATATTGTTGAAGTAAAGCAGCAACGTAAAGCCGCACCACTCGCTTATTCTGACGACTTGTCGCCGGTAAACCAGCTTAACGCCGCGCATCTCACGGTAAATTGCCAACGCCGGATGCAGCGCAATCCAGATTTGGTGCTCGATGAAGTTGAATGGCAAGGGCATCATTGGTTAGTGCGCTCTCGCCACCATGCGAAAGTGGGCATCAAACCTGAACACATTGGCTTAGGTAAAAAAGCGACGAGTAAACAAGGCTTTGTGCAATACGCACAGGCTTGCGGCCAAGCATTAGCCCTTGCCCATTGCCGTGGCGATCGCCGCTCAACCCTATTTGAACAAGCGGTTGTAAATACTCTGCCAGACGTGATTAGCAGTTTAATTAGTGCTTGTCAGCATTATGCCGAGCAAGTTCAAGCAGACACAAAAGCGCTTAAAGTTATGCTCGCTCAATAA